A single window of Magnetococcales bacterium DNA harbors:
- a CDS encoding phosphoribosylformylglycinamidine synthase subunit PurQ: protein MIRVHIAFFPGTNSHREAALAFARVGATPHMVHIHAVMSGEERLDAADIVCLPGGFSYGDHVRSGLVAAHTLLAHDPGLTERLRKKPVLCICNGFQTGMELGLFGQDVVLTRNRRGTFLDRPHQTHHVAEGHGTFWLRGLENATLRFPCAHGEGRLLFSAQTAWRPALRYPPVFNPDGSQEDIAGITTLDGFVLGMMNHPERAQRDEKNMTIFRNAVEHVR, encoded by the coding sequence ATGATCCGTGTCCATATCGCTTTTTTCCCCGGTACCAACTCGCATCGTGAGGCGGCCCTGGCTTTTGCCCGGGTTGGGGCGACGCCGCACATGGTTCACATTCATGCCGTCATGAGTGGTGAGGAGCGTCTCGACGCTGCCGACATCGTGTGTTTGCCAGGCGGATTTTCCTATGGGGATCACGTCCGTTCCGGGCTGGTGGCGGCCCATACCCTGTTGGCGCACGATCCCGGTCTGACCGAGCGTTTGAGGAAAAAGCCGGTCCTGTGCATCTGCAATGGGTTCCAGACCGGTATGGAGCTTGGGTTGTTCGGGCAGGATGTGGTGCTGACCCGCAACAGGCGGGGGACTTTTCTGGATCGTCCCCACCAGACCCATCATGTGGCGGAAGGGCATGGGACGTTTTGGCTGCGCGGCCTGGAGAACGCCACGTTGCGATTTCCTTGTGCCCATGGTGAGGGTCGGCTGCTGTTTTCTGCCCAAACCGCATGGCGTCCTGCACTTCGGTATCCTCCGGTGTTCAACCCGGATGGTTCCCAGGAGGATATTGCCGGCATCACCACCCTGGACGGATTTGTTCTGGGCATGATGAATCACCCAGAGCGGGCGCAACGGGACGAAAAAAACATGACCATTTTTCGCAACGCGGTGGAGCATGTGCGGTGA